In Salinigranum marinum, one DNA window encodes the following:
- a CDS encoding cobalamin transport operon protein: MQRWKQYGGLAGLFAVCLAAGLWGFTSTGGALPWAKRSAQALQRGVQQSGGALVDLGRGIVVAGPIRKGGLMLEFVGVVVLLTVIGVGLYVYANRYHGVDEPERTARSP; the protein is encoded by the coding sequence ATGCAGCGCTGGAAGCAGTATGGCGGACTCGCCGGTCTGTTCGCGGTCTGTCTCGCTGCCGGGCTCTGGGGCTTCACCTCGACGGGCGGGGCACTCCCCTGGGCCAAGCGCTCGGCACAGGCGCTACAGCGTGGCGTCCAGCAAAGCGGTGGCGCACTCGTCGACCTCGGGCGAGGGATCGTCGTCGCCGGTCCGATCCGCAAGGGCGGGCTGATGCTCGAGTTCGTCGGCGTGGTCGTCCTGCTCACCGTCATCGGAGTCGGCCTGTACGTGTACGCTAACCGCTACCACGGGGTCGACGAGCCGGAACGCACGGCCCGGTCACCGTGA
- a CDS encoding FAD-binding oxidoreductase, which produces MAVGFEIDDAVAQELRDGFIGDVLLSEDEEAYDEARSVWNGMIDRRPAIIARVAGTADVVKAVNVAREHDLLVSVKGAGHNIAGNAVCDDGLMIDLSRMKSVQVDPGEKIARVEPGVVLSEFDHEAQAFGLATPVGYNSTTGIAGLTLGGGFGWLSRKHGLTADNLLSADVVTAAGEFVHASEEENAELFWGLRGGSGNFGIVTSFTFRLHEVGPDVLSGLLVYPIEDATEALRGYRDFTAGAPDEVTAWFVLRHAPPLPFLAEEWHGAQILAIAVFYAGDMDEGEAAFQPLRAVGDPIADVVSPHVYAEWQQAFDGLHEPGARNYWKSHNFVEITDEMIDTFVDSMATMPSPISEIAVAQLGGAINDVPVEATAYPHRNAEFLMNLHTRWENPGQDDECIAWARELYDAMTPHATGGVYVNFVPEDVGQEQAAYRENYERLVALKSEYDPENLFRMNQNVKPVA; this is translated from the coding sequence ACTACTCTCGGAGGACGAGGAGGCCTACGACGAGGCACGGTCGGTCTGGAACGGGATGATCGACCGACGACCGGCGATCATCGCCCGGGTTGCGGGGACGGCAGACGTAGTTAAAGCGGTGAACGTCGCCCGCGAGCACGACCTGCTCGTCTCGGTGAAAGGTGCCGGCCACAACATCGCGGGGAACGCCGTCTGCGACGACGGACTAATGATCGACCTCTCGCGCATGAAATCGGTCCAAGTCGACCCCGGGGAGAAAATCGCGCGCGTTGAGCCGGGTGTCGTTCTCTCCGAGTTCGACCACGAGGCGCAGGCGTTCGGCCTCGCGACGCCCGTCGGCTACAACTCCACGACGGGTATCGCCGGGCTCACGCTCGGCGGGGGGTTCGGCTGGCTCAGCCGGAAGCACGGCCTCACCGCGGACAACCTGCTCTCGGCCGACGTCGTCACTGCTGCGGGCGAGTTCGTCCACGCGAGCGAGGAGGAGAACGCGGAACTCTTCTGGGGGCTCAGAGGCGGGAGCGGCAACTTCGGTATCGTCACCTCGTTCACCTTCCGGCTTCACGAGGTCGGTCCCGACGTGCTGTCCGGACTGCTCGTCTACCCGATCGAAGACGCCACCGAGGCGCTCCGCGGGTATCGTGACTTCACCGCTGGCGCGCCGGACGAGGTAACCGCCTGGTTCGTCCTTCGTCACGCCCCACCGCTTCCCTTCCTCGCCGAGGAGTGGCACGGCGCGCAGATACTCGCCATCGCCGTCTTCTACGCCGGCGACATGGACGAGGGTGAGGCGGCGTTCCAGCCCCTCCGTGCGGTGGGCGACCCCATCGCGGACGTCGTCTCGCCGCACGTCTACGCGGAGTGGCAGCAGGCGTTCGACGGCCTGCACGAACCGGGAGCGCGCAACTACTGGAAGTCACACAACTTCGTCGAGATCACCGACGAGATGATCGACACGTTCGTCGACTCCATGGCGACGATGCCGTCGCCGATTTCGGAGATCGCCGTCGCCCAACTCGGCGGCGCGATCAACGACGTGCCGGTCGAGGCGACCGCCTACCCGCACCGCAACGCCGAGTTCCTGATGAACCTGCACACCCGCTGGGAGAACCCGGGCCAGGACGACGAGTGCATCGCGTGGGCGCGCGAACTGTACGACGCGATGACGCCCCACGCGACCGGTGGCGTCTACGTCAACTTCGTCCCCGAGGACGTCGGGCAGGAGCAGGCCGCCTACCGCGAGAACTACGAACGGCTGGTGGCGCTCAAGAGCGAGTACGACCCCGAGAACCTCTTCCGGATGAACCAGAACGTAAAGCCGGTGGCCTGA
- a CDS encoding helix-turn-helix domain-containing protein yields MTDIRAVVRVEHPDIVLTKTVRHDRSSRVKSVSEAGTDPTSGKFFYHIESSDFFQFEEGLRKDNTISEFERVIEARDEEAIYSFEYTDEAKILSPVISAANGVILNMENEGNAWVITVWMPERTDLAHLWDYAQQNHIDIDLLRVNEYASLGNTDAGLTDSQREALLLAVESGYFEEPRDATLSEVAAELDISQPAASGLLRRGIKRLIVSSLMDDREKANE; encoded by the coding sequence ATGACCGATATTAGAGCGGTCGTCAGAGTCGAACATCCCGATATCGTCCTCACGAAGACCGTCCGTCACGACCGAAGTTCGAGAGTCAAGTCGGTGTCAGAGGCAGGAACTGACCCAACATCGGGAAAGTTTTTCTATCACATAGAGTCGTCTGATTTCTTCCAGTTCGAAGAAGGATTACGGAAAGATAACACCATTAGCGAATTCGAACGAGTTATCGAAGCGAGAGACGAGGAGGCGATCTATAGCTTCGAGTACACGGACGAAGCGAAGATCCTCTCACCAGTCATCTCGGCCGCGAACGGTGTCATACTCAACATGGAGAACGAAGGAAACGCTTGGGTCATAACAGTGTGGATGCCCGAGCGAACGGATCTGGCCCATCTCTGGGACTATGCACAACAGAATCACATTGATATCGATCTACTGCGCGTGAACGAATACGCTAGTTTAGGCAATACGGACGCCGGGTTAACCGATAGCCAACGAGAAGCGCTCCTCCTCGCAGTCGAATCAGGGTATTTCGAAGAACCACGGGACGCGACACTCAGCGAGGTCGCCGCTGAGCTGGATATCTCTCAGCCTGCAGCCAGTGGTCTCCTTCGGCGTGGAATCAAGCGGCTCATCGTATCATCCCTGATGGATGACCGTGAAAAGGCAAACGAATGA
- a CDS encoding energy-coupling factor transporter transmembrane component T, producing MTTLSNHVPDPRLITAYAEHRRGPLHRVNPWTKVGVVGALVLAVTVVDSLAVLAGVYAATLVVYGIAGLPYGRLVYWYTLPLLFIASVAGPLAFLEPGVPIGGSLTTPIGELSVTWAGATLFGELTCRSLTVVTFTLAATMTTRYADIAYLLGRLLPRPIDQVALLTYRFTFVMIETLEDLVKGVLARGASLSEFWANRRTYARILGMTLLTAIERSERLVKSMEARGYEGDITLYGDVSRPPARELLAVVACYAGVVAYALVVVYEVIPR from the coding sequence GTGACGACGCTCTCGAACCACGTCCCGGACCCGCGGTTGATCACGGCCTACGCCGAGCATCGTCGGGGCCCGCTTCACCGCGTCAACCCGTGGACGAAAGTCGGTGTCGTCGGCGCACTCGTCCTCGCGGTGACGGTCGTCGATAGCCTCGCCGTCCTCGCGGGGGTGTACGCCGCGACGCTCGTGGTCTACGGGATCGCCGGACTTCCGTACGGGCGGCTCGTCTACTGGTACACGCTGCCGTTGCTGTTCATCGCCTCCGTGGCGGGGCCGCTCGCCTTCCTCGAACCGGGAGTACCCATCGGCGGGTCCCTCACCACCCCGATCGGCGAACTCTCGGTCACGTGGGCGGGTGCGACGCTGTTCGGCGAGCTGACCTGCCGGTCGCTGACCGTCGTCACGTTCACGCTGGCCGCGACGATGACCACGCGGTACGCCGACATCGCGTACCTGCTTGGCAGACTTCTCCCTCGACCGATCGACCAGGTTGCCCTCCTCACGTACCGATTCACGTTCGTCATGATCGAAACGCTCGAAGACCTCGTCAAGGGCGTGCTCGCGCGCGGGGCGAGCCTCTCGGAGTTCTGGGCGAACCGGCGGACGTACGCCCGTATCCTCGGGATGACGCTGCTGACGGCGATCGAACGCTCCGAACGGCTGGTCAAGTCGATGGAGGCCCGCGGCTACGAGGGCGACATCACGCTGTACGGCGACGTCTCGCGCCCGCCCGCTCGCGAACTCCTCGCTGTCGTCGCCTGCTACGCGGGCGTCGTCGCCTACGCGCTCGTCGTGGTCTACGAGGTGATCCCGAGATGA
- a CDS encoding energy-coupling factor ABC transporter ATP-binding protein, which produces MSTDHSRERTPLIDLRCEAHTYPDGTVGMHDVDFSVHADEVLALVGGNGAGKSTLLEHLNATLVPDEGELVVDGTPITEDNKAHARREVGFVFQDADTQLVAPTVLDDVLFGLQNYGVSGEEAERRAREALATVDAAHLEDRIPHYLSGGEKRLVGLAGVLVLEPSVIVLDEPLAGLDPERSRLVADRIRGIHEAGISVVLSTHDLEFAAKIADRVCVMADGNVVGSGTPREVFYDDALLERANLHPPAAVRVVRDAGLDASTRPVTEADLVSLLSEGAVDPGTIQAGSLDNSGRN; this is translated from the coding sequence ATGAGCACCGACCACTCCCGGGAACGAACGCCGCTGATCGACCTCCGATGTGAGGCTCACACCTACCCCGACGGCACCGTCGGGATGCACGACGTCGACTTTTCAGTACACGCCGACGAGGTCCTCGCTCTCGTCGGTGGCAACGGCGCCGGGAAGTCGACGCTCTTGGAGCACCTGAACGCGACGCTGGTACCCGACGAGGGCGAACTCGTCGTCGACGGGACGCCCATCACCGAAGACAACAAGGCTCACGCTCGCCGGGAGGTCGGCTTCGTCTTCCAGGACGCCGACACTCAGCTGGTCGCCCCCACGGTGCTGGACGACGTGCTGTTCGGCCTCCAGAACTACGGCGTATCTGGGGAGGAAGCCGAACGGCGGGCACGGGAGGCACTGGCGACTGTCGACGCCGCGCACCTCGAAGACCGGATCCCACACTACCTCAGCGGCGGCGAAAAACGCCTCGTCGGGCTCGCCGGCGTGCTCGTTTTAGAGCCGAGTGTGATCGTCCTCGACGAACCGCTAGCGGGGCTCGACCCCGAGCGCTCGCGGCTGGTCGCCGACCGGATCCGGGGGATCCACGAAGCGGGAATCAGCGTGGTGCTGTCGACGCACGACCTCGAGTTCGCCGCCAAGATCGCCGACCGAGTCTGCGTGATGGCCGACGGCAACGTCGTCGGGAGCGGGACGCCTCGGGAGGTGTTCTACGACGACGCTCTGCTGGAGCGGGCGAACCTCCACCCGCCAGCTGCAGTCCGCGTGGTCCGGGACGCGGGACTCGATGCGAGTACACGGCCGGTCACGGAAGCCGACCTCGTCTCGCTCCTCTCGGAGGGGGCCGTCGACCCGGGGACGATTCAGGCCGGTTCCCTCGATAACAGCGGACGGAACTGA
- a CDS encoding CopG family ribbon-helix-helix protein has translation MTERLRDDLDRFVEDHGYSGRSEVIREACRSLLDEYQQTEYEGRRVLGTITAVFGYDAPEIERRMMDVRHEFEASIISNSHDCLTDNGGCVETFVVEGEYDVVLNFIATVRGVDESVSVEYTTAPIDVMTIEAGEPLGENSG, from the coding sequence ATGACTGAGCGCCTTCGGGACGACCTCGATCGGTTCGTCGAGGACCACGGCTACAGCGGCCGAAGCGAGGTGATTCGTGAAGCGTGCCGATCACTACTCGACGAGTATCAGCAGACCGAATACGAGGGCCGACGGGTGCTGGGAACCATCACTGCCGTCTTCGGATACGATGCGCCGGAGATCGAACGCCGCATGATGGACGTTCGCCACGAGTTCGAGGCGTCGATCATATCGAATTCGCACGACTGCCTCACCGACAACGGGGGCTGTGTGGAGACGTTCGTCGTCGAGGGCGAGTACGACGTCGTCCTGAATTTCATCGCGACCGTGCGCGGCGTGGACGAGTCCGTCTCCGTCGAATACACGACCGCCCCGATCGATGTGATGACCATCGAGGCGGGGGAGCCGCTCGGCGAGAACTCGGGATAG
- a CDS encoding transcriptional regulator: MESPLEDIEFLARSEHRTAVLDALEQSVRDRADLRMMTGASAPTISRILSDFEERRWVLRNGPVYEATQLGEYVAEEFGELRDAMATERKLRDVWRWLPREMEGFTVDLFADAVVSYPGPGYPYEPVERVTWLIEETTAMRGFGTTVFKSINNETVCLCVDEGMTYEYVYSPEVLRATVSWNPKRVFEAAAHDNCTILVNDALPDEQRCGLGIFDDRIGICCHDGRTGALEAIIDTDAPEAREWAVSVFDRHRAAARPLTESEEAELFPQELVA; encoded by the coding sequence ATGGAGTCACCGCTCGAAGACATCGAATTCCTCGCCCGCTCGGAACACCGGACGGCGGTGCTCGATGCGCTGGAGCAGTCCGTGCGTGACCGCGCCGACCTTCGCATGATGACGGGTGCCTCCGCGCCGACCATCAGCCGAATCCTCTCGGATTTCGAGGAACGACGGTGGGTTCTCCGGAACGGCCCCGTGTACGAGGCGACGCAGCTCGGCGAGTACGTGGCCGAAGAGTTCGGCGAACTTCGCGACGCGATGGCGACGGAGCGGAAGTTACGCGACGTCTGGCGATGGCTCCCGCGCGAGATGGAGGGGTTCACCGTCGACCTGTTCGCCGATGCGGTGGTCTCGTACCCCGGTCCTGGCTACCCCTACGAACCCGTCGAACGCGTCACGTGGCTCATCGAGGAGACGACAGCCATGCGCGGCTTCGGAACGACCGTCTTCAAGTCGATAAACAACGAGACGGTCTGCCTCTGCGTCGACGAGGGCATGACGTACGAGTACGTCTACTCGCCCGAGGTGCTCCGGGCGACCGTCTCGTGGAACCCCAAGCGGGTGTTCGAGGCGGCCGCGCACGACAACTGCACCATCCTCGTCAACGACGCCCTCCCCGACGAACAGCGGTGTGGGCTGGGCATCTTCGACGACCGGATCGGGATCTGCTGTCACGACGGCCGGACGGGCGCGCTCGAAGCGATCATCGACACCGACGCACCGGAGGCGCGCGAGTGGGCCGTCTCGGTCTTCGACCGGCACCGTGCCGCCGCACGACCGCTCACCGAGAGCGAAGAGGCCGAACTGTTCCCGCAGGAACTGGTCGCCTGA
- a CDS encoding ABC transporter substrate-binding protein, whose amino-acid sequence MTPLTRRNVLRGAGASVVAASTVAGCLGRRGSGALDALTLAYVPIYPNMQHYVMSEEGYYDDVPADVTVERFSTGPSVVKAFASGSVDVALFGITPAMVLVDKGTEAGVLAASSRNGFKLMATTEVVDLYEREGPTTFERFEREHGRRIRFGAPPDGSVPDIVLRYWIEEEFGVGEMESVVDKSNVPPAKAVQTIQSGDIDATIVQEPFATIVGQDDAFDGLAWSGAVLEDHPVTVLFANQRVIDAREVAQSLVEQHVAATEFTTESPDTAAAHAASVIGSGVSEDLAAAAMQSRAADFLSNPHTVTDQAATMGDFVASVGNIDEPVATADLFAVEAYDALQS is encoded by the coding sequence ATGACGCCCCTCACTCGACGGAACGTGCTCCGCGGAGCCGGTGCGAGCGTGGTCGCGGCCTCGACCGTCGCTGGCTGTCTCGGACGGAGAGGAAGCGGAGCCCTCGACGCCCTCACCCTCGCGTACGTGCCGATCTACCCGAACATGCAACACTACGTGATGTCCGAGGAGGGCTACTACGACGACGTTCCGGCCGACGTCACTGTCGAGCGCTTCAGCACCGGCCCGAGTGTCGTGAAGGCCTTCGCCAGCGGGAGCGTCGACGTCGCCCTGTTCGGCATCACTCCGGCGATGGTGCTCGTCGACAAAGGCACCGAAGCCGGCGTGCTCGCGGCGAGTTCCAGGAACGGCTTCAAGCTCATGGCGACGACCGAGGTCGTCGACCTGTACGAGCGGGAGGGCCCGACCACCTTCGAGCGCTTCGAGCGGGAGCACGGGCGCAGGATACGGTTCGGGGCCCCGCCGGACGGGAGCGTCCCCGACATCGTCCTGCGGTACTGGATCGAAGAGGAGTTCGGCGTCGGCGAGATGGAGTCGGTCGTCGACAAGTCGAACGTCCCGCCGGCGAAGGCCGTCCAGACGATCCAGTCGGGCGACATCGACGCGACGATCGTCCAGGAACCGTTCGCGACCATCGTCGGTCAGGACGACGCCTTCGATGGGCTCGCGTGGTCCGGTGCCGTTCTCGAAGACCATCCCGTCACGGTGCTGTTCGCGAACCAGCGGGTGATCGACGCCAGGGAAGTCGCGCAGTCACTGGTCGAACAGCACGTCGCGGCGACCGAGTTCACGACTGAATCGCCCGACACGGCCGCAGCTCACGCCGCGTCCGTGATCGGCTCTGGCGTGAGCGAGGACCTCGCCGCGGCGGCTATGCAGTCCCGTGCCGCCGACTTCCTCTCGAACCCGCACACCGTCACCGACCAGGCGGCGACGATGGGCGACTTCGTTGCGAGTGTCGGCAACATCGACGAACCGGTCGCGACGGCGGACCTGTTCGCCGTCGAGGCCTACGACGCCCTCCAGTCATGA
- a CDS encoding ISH3 family transposase: MLRTQQADSRLHEDQILNFLVNTLDEEVSITLGENAQITSEEICEVLVGACADGTSISTLCENSANSPRANAVLYHLRTKFELEQLERVGNTLLQRDILDALPKQVEVVADLHLRPYYGDEDGTEGLYHSEAKRGTTAFHAYATLYARVKNKRYTLAVRRLVDGDTASSVLAEFLGILDGLDLGVKAVYLDREFYDSKCLTLLQAHNHAYVIPIIRWGQSIKQELSEGWSRVIHHDMTAKLDGHSWTVEFPVYIDCTYQNGRYDEHGVARHGYAADAPFINSPRDARYHYAKRFGIEASYRLSEQTIATTTTQDPAVRLLYVVVSLLLQNVWRYLHWEYVATPRRGGRRLWEWSYKEFTNMIRRAAWTALATRRAVPANRPPDDRFVR, encoded by the coding sequence GTGCTTAGAACCCAGCAAGCAGACAGTAGACTCCATGAGGACCAGATTCTTAACTTCCTCGTCAACACCCTTGACGAGGAAGTTTCGATCACTCTCGGTGAGAACGCTCAGATAACGTCGGAAGAGATCTGTGAGGTCCTCGTCGGCGCGTGCGCCGACGGGACCTCAATCTCGACACTTTGTGAGAATAGTGCTAACTCCCCTCGTGCCAACGCCGTCCTCTATCATCTTCGGACGAAGTTCGAGCTGGAACAGCTCGAACGAGTCGGAAACACACTCCTCCAGCGAGATATTCTCGATGCCCTTCCCAAGCAGGTGGAGGTCGTCGCTGACCTCCACCTGCGTCCCTACTACGGTGACGAAGACGGCACAGAGGGCCTCTACCACTCGGAAGCCAAGCGTGGAACAACCGCATTCCACGCGTACGCGACGCTGTACGCACGCGTGAAGAACAAACGCTACACGCTGGCGGTGCGCCGTCTTGTCGACGGCGACACCGCCAGCAGCGTCCTCGCCGAGTTTCTCGGTATCCTTGACGGCCTTGACCTCGGCGTCAAGGCCGTCTACCTCGATCGAGAATTCTACGACAGCAAGTGTCTCACGCTGCTGCAGGCGCACAACCACGCGTACGTCATCCCGATTATCCGGTGGGGTCAGTCGATCAAGCAAGAACTCTCCGAGGGCTGGAGTCGCGTGATTCACCACGACATGACGGCGAAACTCGACGGTCACAGCTGGACCGTCGAGTTTCCCGTCTACATCGACTGTACCTACCAGAACGGACGATACGACGAACATGGCGTGGCGCGTCACGGCTACGCCGCTGACGCGCCGTTCATCAATTCTCCTCGCGACGCTCGATACCACTACGCGAAACGCTTCGGTATCGAGGCCAGCTACCGACTCTCCGAGCAAACGATTGCGACGACTACGACACAGGATCCGGCGGTACGGCTGCTGTACGTCGTAGTGAGTTTGCTGTTACAGAACGTGTGGCGGTATCTGCACTGGGAGTATGTGGCGACGCCCCGCCGAGGCGGGCGTCGCCTCTGGGAGTGGTCGTATAAGGAGTTCACCAACATGATCCGACGGGCAGCGTGGACGGCCCTCGCGACGCGTCGGGCCGTCCCCGCAAACCGACCGCCGGACGACCGGTTCGTCCGGTAA
- a CDS encoding ABC transporter ATP-binding protein, whose product MALSDTSPPERTAGGEIEIRNVSKAYESTQALAGVSVSVAEGEFCCVVGPSGCGKTTLLRTIAGLETPDSGSVVINEEPVTDPGLDRGMVFQEYALFPWRTVRGNVRFGLDRPACDCPDCEARVRDLIDLVGLDGFEGAYPKELSGGMKQRVGIARALAVDPAILLMDEPFASVDARTRDRLHGELLDIWARTAQTVVFVTHDIDEAVTLADRVVVMDADPGTVQSTVSIDLERPRERTAHGFVDHVARIRDELGSPNGTNY is encoded by the coding sequence GTGGCGCTGAGTGATACGTCACCACCGGAGAGAACGGCCGGCGGGGAGATCGAGATCAGGAACGTCAGCAAGGCGTACGAGTCGACGCAGGCGCTCGCAGGCGTCTCCGTTTCGGTCGCGGAAGGGGAGTTCTGCTGTGTCGTCGGGCCATCAGGCTGTGGCAAGACCACGCTACTGCGGACGATTGCCGGGCTCGAAACCCCCGACAGCGGTTCGGTGGTAATCAATGAAGAGCCGGTCACCGATCCGGGTCTCGATCGAGGGATGGTCTTTCAGGAGTACGCGCTGTTCCCGTGGCGGACCGTCCGCGGGAACGTCCGGTTCGGTCTCGACCGGCCCGCGTGTGACTGCCCGGACTGCGAGGCACGAGTCCGGGACCTGATCGACCTCGTCGGACTCGACGGGTTCGAGGGCGCGTACCCGAAGGAACTGTCCGGTGGGATGAAACAGCGCGTCGGGATCGCCCGCGCGCTCGCCGTCGACCCGGCAATCTTGTTGATGGACGAGCCGTTCGCGAGCGTCGACGCACGGACACGCGACCGTCTGCACGGTGAACTACTCGACATCTGGGCACGGACAGCCCAGACCGTCGTGTTCGTCACTCACGACATCGACGAGGCGGTGACACTAGCCGACCGAGTCGTCGTCATGGACGCCGACCCCGGCACCGTCCAGTCGACCGTCTCGATCGACCTAGAGCGCCCGCGCGAGCGGACGGCTCACGGCTTCGTCGACCACGTCGCACGGATCAGGGACGAGCTCGGCAGCCCGAACGGTACTAACTACTAG
- a CDS encoding C2H2-type zinc finger protein, translated as MAYTCSSCDAQFQSAAGVTQHVALHHDTCAECDEQFDDTDSLRDHIHEHH; from the coding sequence ATGGCGTACACCTGCTCCAGTTGCGATGCACAGTTCCAGAGTGCTGCCGGCGTGACCCAGCACGTCGCGCTCCACCACGACACGTGTGCGGAGTGCGACGAACAGTTCGACGACACCGACTCGCTGCGCGACCACATCCACGAGCACCACTGA
- a CDS encoding energy-coupling factor ABC transporter permease, with product MAHIHLGEGSFPLWALVLWTALGAALVGAVVYRVRKGGIKTHQIALAGIGAAASFAIFQLNIPVWGGIHMNLTGLVGILAGPLLGVLIALVVNIFSAALGHGAVGLLGANTLVNASEAIVAYYAFRTLLRMDWDVFPASASAATLGLSAGAVLMGAIIVISGVNGSALPRGDLTIAVAGLVGLNLGVAVIEGLLTGFVVQFLASVRPDLVGLADRTASEESAGVTA from the coding sequence ATGGCACACATTCACCTCGGTGAGGGGTCGTTTCCGCTGTGGGCACTGGTGCTGTGGACTGCCCTCGGCGCCGCCCTGGTCGGCGCAGTCGTCTATCGGGTCCGGAAAGGTGGTATCAAAACACACCAGATCGCGCTTGCCGGCATCGGCGCGGCCGCGAGCTTCGCGATCTTCCAGTTGAACATCCCGGTCTGGGGTGGCATCCACATGAACCTCACCGGGCTCGTCGGGATCCTCGCCGGACCGCTCCTCGGTGTGCTCATCGCGCTCGTGGTCAACATCTTCTCGGCTGCGCTCGGTCACGGTGCCGTCGGCCTCCTCGGCGCGAACACGCTTGTCAACGCCTCCGAAGCGATCGTCGCCTACTACGCGTTCAGGACGCTGCTCCGGATGGACTGGGACGTCTTCCCCGCCAGCGCGAGCGCGGCGACGCTCGGCCTGTCGGCGGGGGCCGTCCTGATGGGTGCGATCATCGTCATCAGCGGGGTGAACGGGAGCGCGCTGCCCCGCGGAGATCTGACGATCGCCGTCGCCGGTCTGGTCGGCCTCAACCTCGGCGTCGCGGTGATCGAGGGCCTCCTGACCGGCTTCGTCGTCCAGTTCCTCGCCTCGGTCCGGCCCGACCTCGTCGGGCTCGCCGACCGCACCGCCAGTGAGGAGTCCGCCGGGGTGACCGCCTGA
- a CDS encoding CopG family ribbon-helix-helix protein has product MTVVSVSMPEELLNRIDQFADDHGYTGRSEVLREASRNLLGEFQDKKLEDRELMGIVTVVFDYETTSVEEKMMRLRHEYEDVVASNFHSHVGGHHCMELFVLEGSLEEISTFVGKIRATKDTLTVDYSVLPVDDFGPLADIS; this is encoded by the coding sequence ATGACCGTCGTCAGTGTCTCGATGCCGGAAGAATTGCTCAACCGGATCGACCAGTTCGCGGACGACCACGGCTACACCGGCCGGAGTGAGGTACTCCGTGAGGCGAGCCGCAACCTCCTCGGCGAGTTCCAAGACAAGAAGCTCGAAGACCGCGAGCTGATGGGCATCGTCACCGTCGTCTTCGACTACGAGACGACCAGCGTGGAGGAGAAGATGATGCGCCTCCGCCACGAGTACGAAGACGTCGTCGCCTCGAACTTCCACAGCCACGTCGGCGGCCATCACTGCATGGAACTGTTCGTCCTCGAGGGATCGCTCGAGGAGATCTCCACGTTCGTCGGGAAGATCCGGGCAACCAAAGACACGCTCACCGTCGACTACTCGGTCCTGCCGGTCGACGACTTCGGCCCGCTGGCGGATATTAGCTAA
- a CDS encoding ABC transporter permease, with protein MSFRTGVSTEASEPTRIRGDLRRYLRGLGGLGVFLVVWWVGAATTQPSYLVPGPVDSARAFLELFATSTTVAVPLVRAEVVLPTGFAHLAQTLFHYVPGLLVGAASGIGLGLTMGWSGRLDDWLQPLVRVLRPIPPLAWIVFAIVWFGIHHTGAAFIVFVGAFWINFYGAYGGVEGVSGELTDAASTLGVERDCSMLRLVVLPSATAQVLTGFRTSIGRCWMIVVGAELFGAPGVGYEIINASNNLAMATSVAYMFLISLAFLCTDVGFRLVERRVLAWR; from the coding sequence ATGAGTTTCCGGACTGGTGTCAGCACCGAGGCGTCCGAGCCCACCCGGATCAGGGGCGACCTCCGTCGATATCTCCGTGGTCTCGGGGGGCTTGGTGTCTTTCTCGTCGTCTGGTGGGTCGGCGCGGCGACGACCCAGCCGTCGTATCTCGTACCGGGACCCGTCGACTCGGCCCGGGCGTTCCTCGAACTGTTCGCGACCTCGACCACCGTCGCCGTCCCCCTCGTGCGTGCCGAGGTGGTCCTGCCGACGGGGTTCGCACACCTCGCACAGACGCTGTTCCACTACGTTCCCGGGTTGCTCGTCGGCGCAGCCAGCGGGATCGGTCTCGGGTTGACGATGGGGTGGAGCGGGAGACTCGACGATTGGTTACAGCCACTCGTCCGGGTCCTCCGCCCGATTCCGCCGCTCGCGTGGATCGTCTTCGCGATCGTCTGGTTCGGTATCCACCACACCGGCGCGGCGTTCATCGTCTTCGTCGGGGCGTTTTGGATCAACTTCTACGGTGCCTACGGGGGGGTCGAAGGCGTCTCGGGCGAGTTGACCGACGCCGCCTCGACGCTCGGCGTCGAACGTGACTGCTCGATGCTGCGGCTCGTCGTGCTGCCGAGTGCGACGGCGCAGGTGTTGACCGGGTTCCGGACGAGCATCGGTCGGTGCTGGATGATCGTGGTCGGCGCCGAACTGTTCGGCGCACCCGGCGTCGGCTACGAGATCATCAACGCCTCGAACAACCTCGCGATGGCGACCAGCGTCGCCTACATGTTCCTCATCAGCCTCGCCTTCCTGTGTACGGACGTCGGGTTTCGACTCGTCGAACGGAGGGTCCTCGCGTGGCGCTGA